The bacterium genome includes a window with the following:
- a CDS encoding CpaF family protein: protein MQEKETKDLDRAVLEPQARDLLNRLLQEEPGLERAQRSTLLSRTLDLAFGLGPLEPFLKDEEVTEIMVNGPQQVFIEKKGMLEHTQTRFADEQQLRTIIERVLAPIGRRIDESQPYVDGRLSDGSRVNAVIPPLSLNGPLLTIRKFSKKKLGVEDLIRSGSLTRDATDLLGALVRARKNLIVSGGTGSGKTTLLNILSNHIPPTERIVTIEDSAELQLAQEHVVRLESRPANLEGKGRISIRDLVINTLRMRPDRIIVGECRGGEALDMLQAMNTGHDGSMTTVHANSPRDALARIETMCLFSGLELPLKAIREQVARAVHVVVQQSRLPGGKRSVTQISQVQGMEGDVIVLQDIFKWEGDQLVRTPFPPTFLADLNAVGYQWPGAKT, encoded by the coding sequence ATGCAGGAAAAGGAGACCAAGGATTTGGACCGTGCGGTTCTGGAGCCACAGGCGCGGGATCTTTTGAACCGGTTGCTCCAGGAAGAACCCGGGCTGGAGCGGGCCCAGCGTTCAACCCTCCTATCCAGGACCCTTGACCTGGCCTTCGGGCTTGGGCCCTTGGAGCCATTTCTCAAGGACGAAGAAGTGACCGAGATCATGGTCAATGGCCCCCAGCAGGTTTTCATTGAGAAAAAGGGGATGCTTGAACACACCCAGACCCGCTTCGCCGATGAACAACAATTACGGACCATCATCGAGCGCGTCCTGGCCCCCATTGGTCGTCGGATCGACGAAAGCCAGCCCTATGTGGACGGCCGCCTTTCGGACGGCTCCCGGGTCAACGCGGTCATTCCTCCCTTGAGCCTCAACGGCCCTTTACTGACCATCCGGAAGTTCTCTAAAAAGAAGCTGGGCGTGGAGGATCTCATCAGATCCGGTTCCCTGACCCGGGACGCAACGGACCTCTTAGGGGCCCTCGTCCGTGCCCGCAAGAACCTGATCGTGTCCGGCGGGACCGGTTCCGGAAAGACAACCTTGCTCAACATCCTGTCGAACCACATTCCTCCGACAGAACGCATCGTGACCATCGAGGATTCGGCGGAACTACAATTGGCTCAGGAACATGTCGTGCGATTGGAAAGCCGGCCGGCCAACCTGGAAGGCAAAGGGCGGATCTCCATCCGCGACCTGGTCATCAACACCCTTCGAATGAGGCCGGACCGGATCATCGTAGGGGAATGCCGGGGCGGCGAGGCTTTGGACATGCTGCAGGCCATGAATACCGGTCACGACGGTTCCATGACCACTGTCCACGCAAATTCACCCCGGGACGCGCTCGCTAGGATCGAGACCATGTGCCTTTTTTCCGGCCTAGAACTCCCACTGAAAGCCATTCGCGAACAGGTCGCACGGGCGGTCCATGTGGTCGTTCAACAAAGCCGGCTACCCGGCGGGAAAAGATCCGTGACGCAGATCTCCCAGGTCCAGGGGATGGAAGGCGACGTGATCGTTCTACAGGACATTTTCAAATGGGAGGGGGATCAACTGGTCCGTACGCCGTTCCCGCCCACCTTCCTTGCGGACCTCAACGCGGTGGGTTACCAATGGCCCGGGGCCAAAACCTGA